AAAAATCAGATAAGTGCTGTATTGGAGTTTATACCAGTTTGGCTTTGTAAAAATACCACTTCTGTTTGGTTCGATCTTAAAGCTGTAACATCTGACTGCCCCctttcaactttacttttttctaacaGCTTGTCAAAGAACGCTCTAAAAATCCAATCATAATTAATACAGTTAACTTGGTTAACTGTACTTGGAGACTTGGTTTAACATCAATATGCACACCATTAACTCACAATTAAAATATCCTACCAGGTTTACTTGACTCTGGTTTTAAACATTTGGGGTCCAAAGGCATTCTCTGTTTGGGAAACCTTTTTCAGGACGGAGTCCTCATGACCTTTAATCAGATTGTGGAGAAGTATGGGATTTCAAAAAAGGACCTTTTTCGCTTCTTTCAGATAAGGGATTtcataggggaaaaaaaacttcataccAACTGACCTCAATGTTTCTCATATAGAAAAGCAGATATTTTCTACTAAAAGAAATGTATCAATAAAGTGTCTGTATAATATCCTGAAAAACTCATTAGCTGTTAGTCCTATGGATTTGGGATGGGGAACTTGGGGTTTAAATCGTGGAGAATATATGGAAAAAATCTGGCATAACACTCAAAAGATTCCAgtctgtaaaagaaaagaaccaGAGCTATAcaacttaaaattttacataGAACACATCTATCAccagcggctgggtggctcagtgggctaggtgaagggctggcactcaggagccctgggttcgattccagggttgtccactgatccccacccagattgggtccgtaggcaagacccttgacgctgctgcctaactgggtccctgtgcccctcaagtacagggttgtgtcaggaagagcatccggcgtaaaaactatgccaaacagtgggtgctgttacgctgtggcgactccgaaagggataagccgaaagtgaactactactagTCTGGACAATCACACctccctgcgacagactggcgacctgtccagggtgtaccccgacttcgcccatcagtagccgggataggctccggcgcccccgcgaccccgaaagggaagaagcggttaagaagatggatggatggacatctATCACCAAATTGTCTTTCTAAATTTAAGTCCACTGTTACATCATTATGCcccaaatgtaaaaatatttctggTACACAAACACATTGCTACTGGTCCtgccctgaaaaaaaaaaatatattggatATTGATAGCCTATGCATTGCAGCAaacgttaaaaataaatattaccccAGAGCCAGTCACATCCCTCCTTGGTCTCCCTAACACACATATTAAGAATACAGCTCGCAGAAAGTTATTCATTATACTAACCTtttgtgcaagaaaaaaatattctgttgaaCTGGATTTCTGAGAAGCCCCCGACCTTATATGGATGGCTGAAAATAATAATGGACCACATCCCATTAGACCACTTAACGTGTGTAGTGCACTCCACAACTGCTAACTTCTTTAAAATAAGGAAGCCTTTTCTGGATTATATAACTATTGATGTGCCTGTTGTTCTTTataaaggttttctttgaaACAGCTGCCAgttctgataaaaaatatttacaatatatctttttaagtttatcttttaagtttgtttatttgaattattttgttctatgaaatgtattttcttcttttgtctgtttatgtatctgttgttgtcagtgttgggcatctcacttcaaaaaagtaattttttattttttagtttagtttttatttaatttttttaggtgtATGCCTTGTTTGGTGTGAAAAtgaatacatacatttataaaataaatgcgGTCGGGtgaattcatgctcaataaaacaacttttaacgtgatccacattgattctacatGTTCTTTAGCGTGGATACCTGTAGCGTCTCCAGTAACTGTCATGCGGGATTTCTCCGCGGTTTCAAAGCTGCAGTAGAGGTTTTGAACCTGGACTTCATACAGActctcaaaatccatcagcaaaataaaaagcttgaaaaagggaaaaatcctGGCAAGATTTTGCAGACCACAGcgcatccatcttttttttctgtttttacccaCCCCCTATAGCTACTGGCCattgactgaagagatctttagtcacgtggttttgtttacaaattttTATCATGCTGGAAGGGCTGAGGAGGCGGGCTCAAGGATGAAGTCATAAAATGGGCGGAATCGACAAGGAGCACCTCAGAAATCGAGTCAGTTTACTTCTGGATATTAAAACgggccacaaaaatgactcgtatatcataaataatttgttttttggtgttcccaatgtaatatatgatcatatatatggatacagatcactctgaaaggctgaagaaaatcatggtagggcccctttaagtttgactgtagttgattcagatttcctcatttgatttaagtctggTTTTAGTGCCAAAAAAGGTGAAAAGCTTCATAATTTATAAAAGTCCtcataaactattgtctttatttatagTTATCGTATAGCTTAAAAACCTCAAGTTTAAGGCTAaagatggttaaaatgtgtttttttacatccaGTCAAAGGGCAAACCGATTAATcgaataattgaaaaaaaaatctgagattagtcgaatattaaaataatcatttgggGCAGCCATATATTTTTCATGTGATGGACTTCcaatctgtccagggtgtaccttgTCTTTAtccaacagtagccaggttGAGCTCTAGGAGACCCATGACCCCAAACTGGATAATGCAGTttaagaggatggatggatggatggatgagtgcaTGCATGCTTAATAATACACAAAATCCTTTAAAAGGACTCattcttgtgtttgtttccctgcagtcctcccccagcattgGGTGACTGAAGAGGAagatctctgcaaccagcagaggaacttcagagagGAACAAGAGgatccagaacctccacagactaaagaggaactgaaggaaccagaacctccacagactaAAGAGGAACCGAAGGAACCAGAAGatccacagattaaagaggaaaagGACAAACAAGAACCCCAACAGATTAAACAGGGACAGGAGAAACCAGAACCTCCATGGGTTAAAGAGGAGCAAGAACACATTTCCATCAGTCAGAATGAAGAGAAACTTGATATAAAGCAGGAGATTGataccttgatggagattccttcttatgaggaaaatgatcacagtgaagcagatctaaacagacagaagagcttCAGTGTAACTgagagtcaggatgaagaaggaaaccaacatgaagaatcaacatcaactacagatgaagagacagagccacagaacagagatcagaggaagagaagagacagaagtcatgtccaaagtgtggccagctctcacatgtcagaaggtcagtgtgactctgatgttagaaaaaaatcaaaaaaggaaacttcAGCAGAGAAGCTCAAAAAATCTCTTAAAGAAAATAGACTTTCCTCCGTTAAGTCTGGTAAAAGAAATATAATTGCAAACAATGTGTCTGCCAACAGGAGAGCTGAGTCTGATAGAAGACCTCATGTCTGCGACGAATGTGGTAAAAATTGTGGTAGCTTGTCTCAATTAACAAttcacatgagaactcacacaagagagaagcctttttgttgtcaagaatgtgataaaagttttcatAATGCAGCCAATCTCAAACAGCATATGAGAACTCATACTGGAGAAAAGCCTTTTCAatgtcaagaatgtgataaaagttttagtcaaacatCTAGTCTCAAAACACACTTaagaattcatacaggagagaagcctttttgttgTCGAGAATGTCATAAAAGTTTTCATGATGCAGCAAATCTCAAAAAGCATATGAGAACTCATACTGGAGAAAAGCCTTTTCAatgtcaagaatgtgataaaacttttagtcaaaaatctagtctcaaatcacacatgagaactcatacaggagagaagcctttttgttgtcaagaatgtgataaaagttttagtcacgTATCTAGTCTCAaaatacacatgagaactcatacaggcgAGAAGCCTTTTCActgtcaagaatgtgataaaatcTTTTGTGACCTATCTGGTTTCAGAAGACACATGATAGCTCATACTGGAGAGccattttcttgtaaagaatgtgataaaagttttagtcgcGTATCtagtctcaaaagacacatgagaactcatacaggagaaaaacctttttggtgtcaagaatgtgataaatGTTTTCGTCATGGATCaaatctcaaaagacacatgagaactcacagaGGGGAGAAGCCTTTTTGTTGTCCAAAATGTGATACAAGTTTTTGTCATGCATCAACCCTTCAATCACACataagaactcatacaggagaaaagcatttttgttgtCAAGACTGTAATAAAGGTTTTAGTCATATATCTAGACTCAAATCACACATAAGAACTCATACAAGATAGAAGCCTTTTtgttgtcaagaatgtgatCAAATTTTTAGTCAGAAATTaaatctcaaaagacacatgataATTCATACCAGAGAGAAGACCTTTTCTTGAAAACAATGTGATACAACTTTTCATATTAATTTTTtagtctcaaaagacacatgagaattaacacaaaagagaaaccttttcttagaaaaaagtTAGTTTAGTCAAAATTTGATTCAGTTATTAAATCAAAGTAGGCAGAAGTGAGTATTTAATGCATAACATTAAACAATTTTCTGAAGTTTAATGTTTGTAGTAAGAACatcttttttatcattattatttttgtgatataataattacattttctaaGACAAATCTTTAGAGTTTCATTGTCTATAAGCCACAATCCTcaaaatgaattatatttagGATTGAAACATTTATATCTgtataaagattttttactaTATgagctttactttttattgattgacaaaaaatattgaactgtTCCATTAAAATTCATTGTTTTAGTTGTATCATAAAAGTTAAATCTTCAgctcatgttttttgttttaaagttgttgtgTTAACCTTTGTTGATGTAGTTTATGCTGAGACATTGTGTATGTTGTTTAAATTTGTGTATTAATATGACAATACTAGAAATGttgtaaatacatatttatttctgACAAATTTTACGTGACCTTTGAACCTTTCATTattacttaaaacaaaaaatgactacattttatattaaatatatattgttgAGTCATGTGAGCAAAtaatttttataagaaaatattttctttaaattgtaatAAGGAAGAGATGCATCATAAAAGACTgacatttctgtcttttgttgttgtgattcctgttttgtacCAGAGATTAGAAGAGTTAGTTGTCAGTGTTCTGtctcaatctttcctgtgaagaataaagtggacgtgaacatcagtcagaagtgtggagtctttcccacagtgtggctttctgctgtttgttggttctctgcaggttccaaagctggactcctcaagtccagttctgactgctgaacTCATCTGAGTTAACATTTCTACatcaactactgtcaccaatcaggattgagtttgttggaaggccacactcCTTCCACTaaaggagaatctgtcaatcaaacattttgaacgtacgaggtgggggccagcgggggCCACATTAAGGCCGAAACTAGGTGTTGTCAGGTTGATTGTCCAATGGGTGTGCTCCCAATTATTGAAGATTGTTCTCAGGTGTTTTCCTTGTCATGTCATTGCCTATTTAAACTTTCCTGCACCAATAAACAGGTGATAGTATGATCTGACTGCAGACTGTGTCCCAGTGTGTTCTTGCTGCCCTGGTGTGAAGCCCAGTTCAACAGGTTATGGGCCCAGGTGCGCTGATGTTTGCGCACACATGGTGTGAGTAGCAAAACAGCTTGACAAACTACCGTCTCAAAGTTTTGGAGTGCCAGCACCATGAGTGAAAGGACAAGTTCACGTTGGTCTCGTCTTGTGTTTGATGGAGACGAAAAGAATTATGAACTGTGGGAGACAAAGTTTTTGGGACATCTGCGGTTACAGAAATTGAAGGATACAATCCTAAATGAACCATCTGTTGATGCTGATGAAGACACACTGGCTGAGGATGCAGcgaaaaatgctgaagcataTGCTGAACTGATCCAATTTCTTGACGATAAAAGTTTGTCCCTGGTCATGCGAGGGGCTGCAGATGATGGGCGTGGCGCTCTCAAGATATTGCAGGACTATTATGCTGGCAAAGGAAAACCCCGCATTGTGAGTCTCTACACAGAACTGACTTCCCTGCAAAAGCTAAGTGGTGAGAGTGTGACTGATTACGTCATACGTGCCGAGACCACAATCACAGCACTGAGGAATGCTGGAGAAGTTTTGAGCGATGGACCACTAGTTGCAATGGTCTTAAAAGGATTGCTAGAGTCCTTCAagcctttttccatttttgttactCAAAGAGATGAGACCCTCTCCTTTGCAGATTTTAAGACCAAATTGCGAAGTTATGAGACCACTGAAGGTATGCGCACAGCTGCGGCCAAGGACAATGTCATGGGTGCCCAAGCGCAGAAGACTGGTGCCCCTGCAGGCTCAAAGACGCGAAATGTGGAGAGCAGAGACATTGAGTGTTTCCGTTGCGGCCAGAGAGGACACAAAGCAAGACAGTGTCAGCGTGGTCAGCAGTGGTACAGCCAAGGCAAAAGCACCACACGGCGAGGAGGCCGGAGGCAGCAGCAACAGGATAATGCACGCGGAGTGTCGGAGGAGATGGATAACACTTTTGCCTTCTTGGTGACCGCTGATGANNNNNNNNNNNNNNNNNNNNNNNNNNNNNNNNNNNNNNNNNNNNNNNNNNNNNNNNNNNNNNNNNNNNNNNNNNNNNNNNNNNNNNNNNNNNNNNNNNNNNNNNNNNNNNNNNNNNNNNNNNNNNNNNNNNNNNNNNNNNNNNNNNNNNNNNNNNNNNNNNNNNNNNNNNNNNNNNNNNNNNNNNNNNNNNNNNNNNNNNNNNNNNNNNNNNNNNNNNNNNNNNNNNNNNNNNNNNNNNNNNNNNNNNNNNNNNNNNNNNNNNNNNNNNNNNNNNNNNNNNNNNNNNNNNNNNNNNNNNNNNNNNNNNNNNNNNNNNNNNNNNNNNNNNNNNNNNNNNNNNNNNNNNNNNNNNNNNN
The DNA window shown above is from Oryzias melastigma strain HK-1 unplaced genomic scaffold, ASM292280v2 sc00283, whole genome shotgun sequence and carries:
- the LOC112140912 gene encoding gastrula zinc finger protein XlCGF7.1-like; translation: MRTHTREKPFCCQECDKSFHNAANLKQHMRTHTGEKPFQCQECDKSFSQTSSLKTHLRIHTGEKPFCCRECHKSFHDAANLKKHMRTHTGEKPFQCQECDKTFSQKSSLKSHMRTHTGEKPFCCQECDKSFSHVSSLKIHMRTHTGEKPFHCQECDKIFCDLSGFRRHMIAHTGEPFSCKECDKSFSRVSSLKRHMRTHTGEKPFWCQECDKCFRHGSNLKRHMRTHRGEKPFCCPKCDTSFCHASTLQSHIRTHTGEKHFCCQDCNKGFSHISRLKSHIRTHTR